A single genomic interval of Maniola jurtina chromosome 23, ilManJurt1.1, whole genome shotgun sequence harbors:
- the LOC123877246 gene encoding IQ motif and SEC7 domain-containing protein 2 isoform X6 yields the protein MATMDLTNEVVRLRAELEKVSAERDMLLCEVSNLRRELELSELKNLQDDSFSQKVDEEEGGGGGALHPPDGFYSHQHSIHSGHHGHNAEPDRGYMDGNRYVTAVHRPLPALNHSNSSCSSASNASTGAALCAGSAEPAPPLYIAAPPEGFGMAVHTNSRYEMSQDLLDKQVEILERRYGGLRARRAAVTIQRAFRRRQLLKKFSAITAMAKAADSTARRHQDGADHLLVNGNDIYANTLLQKSPGSAEKVLALTRPMRSMSLRERHDIDMSNHMPCDPQSEVEAMVARVQQSAHQLHMIASEIPPHHRGDTDSGVCSCSVSGSVTNISTSSSHNESLHNHQLLNNTGPVYGNLLSSGGKPLSSPTARQQQQLAAIQAANARRFPPEVPKRTSSITLNAESPVSLRRAECGGAVVRGGSMSSVQSSSSSSSQEHRHHYHQPYQPRAPEPHIHIPEQQFQQHSRTASGTLYEGERYAVWKRQEAPPYYEAPPPAACCRPQHDHHPHTHQPPLKVSETVRKRQYRVGLNLFNKKPERGIAYLISRGFLENSPRGVARFLITRKGLSKQMIGEYLGNLQNQFNMAVLECFVNELDLSGMAVDVALRRYQAHFRLPGEAQKIERLVEAFARRYCVCNTDFVQRLRTQDTIFVLAFAIIMLNTDLHTPNLKPEARMSLDDFVRNLRGIDDCGDIDRDMLAGIYDRVKASEFRPGSDHVTQVMKVQATIVGKKPHLALPHRRLVCYCRLYEIPDIHKKERPGVHQREVFLFNDLLVITKIFSKKKSSVTYTFRQSFPLCGMLVNLFSVPHYPFGIRLSRRVDGRRLATFNARNEHDRCKFAEDLRESVAEMDEMEAMRIEAELNRGKGRSTNNAARNVMENRDSGVADVEIDHQQCMDHVHVHGVVVPPPPSCPAPAAPLRLSQNPPPTSIIKRNVLSNSLVDINDPVAMAAERLQRRGSVGSLDSGMSVSFQQGSRTALHATSPRHPPEQRSPGRLFGSIGGIFPGRQRKLSASGVPDTKQGQVGKSTEV from the exons CTTCTCCCAGAAGGTGGACGAGGAGGAGGGCGGCGGGGGCGGCGCGCTGCATCCACCGGACGGCTTCTACTCTCATCAGCACAGCATCCACAGCGGACACCATGGTCACAACGCGGAGCCTGACCGGGGCTACATGGACGGCAACCGATACGTCACCGCTGTGCACAGACCTTTGCCTG CACTAAACCACTCCAACTCGTCATGCTCGTCAGCGTCGAACGCGTCGACGGGCGCGGCGCTGTGCGCGGGCTCAGCGGAGCCGGCGCCCCCGCTCTACATCGCCGCTCCGCCCGAGGGCTTCGGGATGGCCGTTCATACCAACAG TCGTTATGAAATGTCTCAGGACTTGTTAGACAAACAAGTAGAGATCTTGGAGAGGCGATACGGCGGTCTTAGAGCGAGGAGGGCCGCCGTCACCATACAGAGGGCGTTCAGGAGGCGACAGCTCCTGAAGAAGTTTAGTGCTATTACTGCCATGGCGAAAGCGGCTGACTCCACTGCGAGGAGGCATCAGGATGGTGCTGATCATCTCCTAGTTAATG GTAACGACATTTACGCCAACACGTTGCTACAGAAGAGTCCGGGCAGCGCGGAGAAAGTGCTCGCTCTTACGAGGCCCATGAGATCCATGTCGTTACGGGAACGACATGATATTGATATGAG TAACCACATGCCTTGTGACCCCCAAAGCGAGGTGGAAGCCATGGTGGCTCGAGTTCAGCAATCCGCTCACCAATTGCACATGATCGCTTCAGAAATACCCCCGCACCACAGGGGCGACACTGATAGTGGG GTATGCAGCTGTTCAGTGAGTGGATCGGTGACCAACATATCCACATCTTCGTCTCATAATGAATCTCTACACAACCACCAGTTGTTAAACAATACAG GACCCGTATACGGAAACCTGCTATCATCAGGAGGTAAACCACTATCGTCACCCACCGCGCGACAGCAACAGCAACTTGCAGCCATACAAGCGGCTAACGCAAGACGATTTCCCCCCGAAGTACCGAAACGGACCAGCAGCATTACACTCAA TGCGGAGAGCCCCGTATCGCTGCGGCGTGCGGAGTGCGGCGGCGCGGTAGTGCGTGGAGGGTCGATGTCCTCCGTGCAGTCCTCTTCCTCGTCCTCGAGTCAAGAACACCGGCACCACTACCATCAGCCGTACCAGCCGAGGGCACCG GAACCCCACATCCACATCCCAGAGCAGCAATTCCAACAGCATTCAAGAACCGCCTCGGGTACGCTATACGAAGGCGAGCGTTACGCGGTGTGGAAGCGACAAGAAGCACCCCCGTATTACGAAGCCCCTCCACCCGCCGCCTGCTGCCGACCACAGCACGACCACCATCCGCATACGCACCAACCACCCTTGAAA GTATCAGAAACAGTCCGCAAACGCCAATACCGAGTGGGTCTGAACCTCTTCAACAAGAAGCCGGAGAGAGGCATCGCGTACCTGATCTCTCGAGGCTTCCTCGAGAACTCCCCTCGAGGGGTAGCCAGGTTCCTCATCACGAGGAAAGGGCTCAGCAAGCAGATGATTGGGGAATATCTGGGCAACCTGCAGAATCAGTTCAACATGGCTGTGTTAGA ATGTTTCGTCAACGAGCTGGACCTGTCAGGCATGGCGGTAGACGTGGCACTGCGCAGGTATCAAGCCCACTTCCGGCTGCCGGGTGAGGCGCAGAAGATCGAGAGACTGGTGGAAGCGTTCGCGCGACGCTACTGCGTGTGCAATACAGACTTCGTGCAGCGGTTACGGACTCAAGATACG ATATTCGTACTAGCGTTCGCAATAATAATGCTAAATACGGATCTCCACACGCCGAACCTCAAGCCTGAAGCGCGTATGTCGCTGGACGACTTTGTGCGGAACCTTCGAGGTATCGACGACTGTGGAGACATCGACCGGGACATGCTAGCCGGGATATATGATAGGGTGAAAGCGAGCGAGTTTAGACCCGGAAGCGACCATGTTACTCAG GTGATGAAAGTGCAAGCAACGATCGTGGGCAAGAAACCACACTTGGCGTTACCACATCGGAGGCTGGTCTGCTACTGTCGCTTGTACGAAATACCAGATATACATAAGAAGGAACGACCGGGTGTCCATCAGAGAGAG gtGTTCCTCTTCAACGATCTGCTAGTAATAACAAAGATCTTCAGCAAGAAGAAGTCTTCAGTAACGTACACGTTCCGGCAGTCCTTCCCCCTGTGCGGAATGCTCGTCAACCTATTCTCGGTGCCAC ATTATCCGTTCGGCATTCGTCTATCGCGACGCGTGGACGGACGCAGACTGGCGACGTTTAACGCGCGAAACGAGCACGACCGCTGCAAGTTTGCGGAGGACCTGCGCGAGAGTGTGGCCGAGATGGACGAGATGGAGGCCATGAGGATTGAGGCCGAACTCAACAGGGGCAAGGGGAGGAGTACTAACAACGCTGCGAGGAATG tAATGGAAAATCGAGACAGTGGTGTAGCGGATGTGGAAATTGACCACCAACAGTGCATGGACCATGTGCATGTTCACgg cgtGGTGGTACCACCGCCGCCGTCGTGTCCGGCGCCCGCAGCGCCTTTGCGTCTGTCACAGAACCCACCACCTACCAGCATCATCAAACGAAACGTGCTCAGCAACTCACTCGTTGATATCAACGATCCTG TGGCTATGGCTGCGGAACGTCTCCAGCGGCGAGGGTCAGTGGGTTCACTGGACAGCGGCATGTCCGTGTCGTTCCAACAGGGCAGTCGCACCGCCCTGCACGCTACCTCGCCCAGACACCCGCCCGAACAGAGGTCtccag GTCGCTTGTTTGGCAGTATTGGAGGCATATTCCCCGGACGTCAACGAAAACTGAGCGCGTCGGGCGTTCCCGACACAAAACAGGGCCAAGTCGGAAAGAGCACAGAAGTCTAA
- the LOC123877246 gene encoding IQ motif and SEC7 domain-containing protein 3 isoform X2 yields the protein MATMDLTNEVVRLRAELEKVSAERDMLLCEVSNLRRELELSELKNLQDDSFSQKVDEEEGGGGGALHPPDGFYSHQHSIHSGHHGHNAEPDRGYMDGNRYVTAVHRPLPALNHSNSSCSSASNASTGAALCAGSAEPAPPLYIAAPPEGFGMAVHTNRRGTDAGIIGTTGMTQKDPTLPQKRGKLTRGRYEMSQDLLDKQVEILERRYGGLRARRAAVTIQRAFRRRQLLKKFSAITAMAKAADSTARRHQDGADHLLVNGNDIYANTLLQKSPGSAEKVLALTRPMRSMSLRERHDIDMSNHMPCDPQSEVEAMVARVQQSAHQLHMIASEIPPHHRGDTDSGVCSCSVSGSVTNISTSSSHNESLHNHQLLNNTGPVYGNLLSSGGKPLSSPTARQQQQLAAIQAANARRFPPEVPKRTSSITLNAESPVSLRRAECGGAVVRGGSMSSVQSSSSSSSQEHRHHYHQPYQPRAPEPHIHIPEQQFQQHSRTASGTLYEGERYAVWKRQEAPPYYEAPPPAACCRPQHDHHPHTHQPPLKVSETVRKRQYRVGLNLFNKKPERGIAYLISRGFLENSPRGVARFLITRKGLSKQMIGEYLGNLQNQFNMAVLECFVNELDLSGMAVDVALRRYQAHFRLPGEAQKIERLVEAFARRYCVCNTDFVQRLRTQDTIFVLAFAIIMLNTDLHTPNLKPEARMSLDDFVRNLRGIDDCGDIDRDMLAGIYDRVKASEFRPGSDHVTQVMKVQATIVGKKPHLALPHRRLVCYCRLYEIPDIHKKERPGVHQREVFLFNDLLVITKIFSKKKSSVTYTFRQSFPLCGMLVNLFSVPHYPFGIRLSRRVDGRRLATFNARNEHDRCKFAEDLRESVAEMDEMEAMRIEAELNRGKGRSTNNAARNVMENRDSGVADVEIDHQQCMDHVHVHGVVVPPPPSCPAPAAPLRLSQNPPPTSIIKRNVLSNSLVDINDPVAMAAERLQRRGSVGSLDSGMSVSFQQGSRTALHATSPRHPPEQRSPGRLFGSIGGIFPGRQRKLSASGVPDTKQGQVGKSTEV from the exons CTTCTCCCAGAAGGTGGACGAGGAGGAGGGCGGCGGGGGCGGCGCGCTGCATCCACCGGACGGCTTCTACTCTCATCAGCACAGCATCCACAGCGGACACCATGGTCACAACGCGGAGCCTGACCGGGGCTACATGGACGGCAACCGATACGTCACCGCTGTGCACAGACCTTTGCCTG CACTAAACCACTCCAACTCGTCATGCTCGTCAGCGTCGAACGCGTCGACGGGCGCGGCGCTGTGCGCGGGCTCAGCGGAGCCGGCGCCCCCGCTCTACATCGCCGCTCCGCCCGAGGGCTTCGGGATGGCCGTTCATACCAACAG GCGAGGCACAGATGCGGGAATCATTGGCACGACCGGAATGACTCAAAAAGACCCTACTTTGCCACAAAAACGTGGCAAATTGACGCGAGG TCGTTATGAAATGTCTCAGGACTTGTTAGACAAACAAGTAGAGATCTTGGAGAGGCGATACGGCGGTCTTAGAGCGAGGAGGGCCGCCGTCACCATACAGAGGGCGTTCAGGAGGCGACAGCTCCTGAAGAAGTTTAGTGCTATTACTGCCATGGCGAAAGCGGCTGACTCCACTGCGAGGAGGCATCAGGATGGTGCTGATCATCTCCTAGTTAATG GTAACGACATTTACGCCAACACGTTGCTACAGAAGAGTCCGGGCAGCGCGGAGAAAGTGCTCGCTCTTACGAGGCCCATGAGATCCATGTCGTTACGGGAACGACATGATATTGATATGAG TAACCACATGCCTTGTGACCCCCAAAGCGAGGTGGAAGCCATGGTGGCTCGAGTTCAGCAATCCGCTCACCAATTGCACATGATCGCTTCAGAAATACCCCCGCACCACAGGGGCGACACTGATAGTGGG GTATGCAGCTGTTCAGTGAGTGGATCGGTGACCAACATATCCACATCTTCGTCTCATAATGAATCTCTACACAACCACCAGTTGTTAAACAATACAG GACCCGTATACGGAAACCTGCTATCATCAGGAGGTAAACCACTATCGTCACCCACCGCGCGACAGCAACAGCAACTTGCAGCCATACAAGCGGCTAACGCAAGACGATTTCCCCCCGAAGTACCGAAACGGACCAGCAGCATTACACTCAA TGCGGAGAGCCCCGTATCGCTGCGGCGTGCGGAGTGCGGCGGCGCGGTAGTGCGTGGAGGGTCGATGTCCTCCGTGCAGTCCTCTTCCTCGTCCTCGAGTCAAGAACACCGGCACCACTACCATCAGCCGTACCAGCCGAGGGCACCG GAACCCCACATCCACATCCCAGAGCAGCAATTCCAACAGCATTCAAGAACCGCCTCGGGTACGCTATACGAAGGCGAGCGTTACGCGGTGTGGAAGCGACAAGAAGCACCCCCGTATTACGAAGCCCCTCCACCCGCCGCCTGCTGCCGACCACAGCACGACCACCATCCGCATACGCACCAACCACCCTTGAAA GTATCAGAAACAGTCCGCAAACGCCAATACCGAGTGGGTCTGAACCTCTTCAACAAGAAGCCGGAGAGAGGCATCGCGTACCTGATCTCTCGAGGCTTCCTCGAGAACTCCCCTCGAGGGGTAGCCAGGTTCCTCATCACGAGGAAAGGGCTCAGCAAGCAGATGATTGGGGAATATCTGGGCAACCTGCAGAATCAGTTCAACATGGCTGTGTTAGA ATGTTTCGTCAACGAGCTGGACCTGTCAGGCATGGCGGTAGACGTGGCACTGCGCAGGTATCAAGCCCACTTCCGGCTGCCGGGTGAGGCGCAGAAGATCGAGAGACTGGTGGAAGCGTTCGCGCGACGCTACTGCGTGTGCAATACAGACTTCGTGCAGCGGTTACGGACTCAAGATACG ATATTCGTACTAGCGTTCGCAATAATAATGCTAAATACGGATCTCCACACGCCGAACCTCAAGCCTGAAGCGCGTATGTCGCTGGACGACTTTGTGCGGAACCTTCGAGGTATCGACGACTGTGGAGACATCGACCGGGACATGCTAGCCGGGATATATGATAGGGTGAAAGCGAGCGAGTTTAGACCCGGAAGCGACCATGTTACTCAG GTGATGAAAGTGCAAGCAACGATCGTGGGCAAGAAACCACACTTGGCGTTACCACATCGGAGGCTGGTCTGCTACTGTCGCTTGTACGAAATACCAGATATACATAAGAAGGAACGACCGGGTGTCCATCAGAGAGAG gtGTTCCTCTTCAACGATCTGCTAGTAATAACAAAGATCTTCAGCAAGAAGAAGTCTTCAGTAACGTACACGTTCCGGCAGTCCTTCCCCCTGTGCGGAATGCTCGTCAACCTATTCTCGGTGCCAC ATTATCCGTTCGGCATTCGTCTATCGCGACGCGTGGACGGACGCAGACTGGCGACGTTTAACGCGCGAAACGAGCACGACCGCTGCAAGTTTGCGGAGGACCTGCGCGAGAGTGTGGCCGAGATGGACGAGATGGAGGCCATGAGGATTGAGGCCGAACTCAACAGGGGCAAGGGGAGGAGTACTAACAACGCTGCGAGGAATG tAATGGAAAATCGAGACAGTGGTGTAGCGGATGTGGAAATTGACCACCAACAGTGCATGGACCATGTGCATGTTCACgg cgtGGTGGTACCACCGCCGCCGTCGTGTCCGGCGCCCGCAGCGCCTTTGCGTCTGTCACAGAACCCACCACCTACCAGCATCATCAAACGAAACGTGCTCAGCAACTCACTCGTTGATATCAACGATCCTG TGGCTATGGCTGCGGAACGTCTCCAGCGGCGAGGGTCAGTGGGTTCACTGGACAGCGGCATGTCCGTGTCGTTCCAACAGGGCAGTCGCACCGCCCTGCACGCTACCTCGCCCAGACACCCGCCCGAACAGAGGTCtccag GTCGCTTGTTTGGCAGTATTGGAGGCATATTCCCCGGACGTCAACGAAAACTGAGCGCGTCGGGCGTTCCCGACACAAAACAGGGCCAAGTCGGAAAGAGCACAGAAGTCTAA
- the LOC123877246 gene encoding IQ motif and SEC7 domain-containing protein 2 isoform X3, with protein sequence MRIGDIGGVLLEAAKLTRSWFCQRPGYGFSQKVDEEEGGGGGALHPPDGFYSHQHSIHSGHHGHNAEPDRGYMDGNRYVTAVHRPLPALNHSNSSCSSASNASTGAALCAGSAEPAPPLYIAAPPEGFGMAVHTNRYENIIRRGTDAGIIGTTGMTQKDPTLPQKRGKLTRGRYEMSQDLLDKQVEILERRYGGLRARRAAVTIQRAFRRRQLLKKFSAITAMAKAADSTARRHQDGADHLLVNGNDIYANTLLQKSPGSAEKVLALTRPMRSMSLRERHDIDMSNHMPCDPQSEVEAMVARVQQSAHQLHMIASEIPPHHRGDTDSGVCSCSVSGSVTNISTSSSHNESLHNHQLLNNTGPVYGNLLSSGGKPLSSPTARQQQQLAAIQAANARRFPPEVPKRTSSITLNAESPVSLRRAECGGAVVRGGSMSSVQSSSSSSSQEHRHHYHQPYQPRAPEPHIHIPEQQFQQHSRTASGTLYEGERYAVWKRQEAPPYYEAPPPAACCRPQHDHHPHTHQPPLKVSETVRKRQYRVGLNLFNKKPERGIAYLISRGFLENSPRGVARFLITRKGLSKQMIGEYLGNLQNQFNMAVLECFVNELDLSGMAVDVALRRYQAHFRLPGEAQKIERLVEAFARRYCVCNTDFVQRLRTQDTIFVLAFAIIMLNTDLHTPNLKPEARMSLDDFVRNLRGIDDCGDIDRDMLAGIYDRVKASEFRPGSDHVTQVMKVQATIVGKKPHLALPHRRLVCYCRLYEIPDIHKKERPGVHQREVFLFNDLLVITKIFSKKKSSVTYTFRQSFPLCGMLVNLFSVPHYPFGIRLSRRVDGRRLATFNARNEHDRCKFAEDLRESVAEMDEMEAMRIEAELNRGKGRSTNNAARNVMENRDSGVADVEIDHQQCMDHVHVHGVVVPPPPSCPAPAAPLRLSQNPPPTSIIKRNVLSNSLVDINDPVAMAAERLQRRGSVGSLDSGMSVSFQQGSRTALHATSPRHPPEQRSPGRLFGSIGGIFPGRQRKLSASGVPDTKQGQVGKSTEV encoded by the exons CTTCTCCCAGAAGGTGGACGAGGAGGAGGGCGGCGGGGGCGGCGCGCTGCATCCACCGGACGGCTTCTACTCTCATCAGCACAGCATCCACAGCGGACACCATGGTCACAACGCGGAGCCTGACCGGGGCTACATGGACGGCAACCGATACGTCACCGCTGTGCACAGACCTTTGCCTG CACTAAACCACTCCAACTCGTCATGCTCGTCAGCGTCGAACGCGTCGACGGGCGCGGCGCTGTGCGCGGGCTCAGCGGAGCCGGCGCCCCCGCTCTACATCGCCGCTCCGCCCGAGGGCTTCGGGATGGCCGTTCATACCAACAGGTATGAAAacattattag GCGAGGCACAGATGCGGGAATCATTGGCACGACCGGAATGACTCAAAAAGACCCTACTTTGCCACAAAAACGTGGCAAATTGACGCGAGG TCGTTATGAAATGTCTCAGGACTTGTTAGACAAACAAGTAGAGATCTTGGAGAGGCGATACGGCGGTCTTAGAGCGAGGAGGGCCGCCGTCACCATACAGAGGGCGTTCAGGAGGCGACAGCTCCTGAAGAAGTTTAGTGCTATTACTGCCATGGCGAAAGCGGCTGACTCCACTGCGAGGAGGCATCAGGATGGTGCTGATCATCTCCTAGTTAATG GTAACGACATTTACGCCAACACGTTGCTACAGAAGAGTCCGGGCAGCGCGGAGAAAGTGCTCGCTCTTACGAGGCCCATGAGATCCATGTCGTTACGGGAACGACATGATATTGATATGAG TAACCACATGCCTTGTGACCCCCAAAGCGAGGTGGAAGCCATGGTGGCTCGAGTTCAGCAATCCGCTCACCAATTGCACATGATCGCTTCAGAAATACCCCCGCACCACAGGGGCGACACTGATAGTGGG GTATGCAGCTGTTCAGTGAGTGGATCGGTGACCAACATATCCACATCTTCGTCTCATAATGAATCTCTACACAACCACCAGTTGTTAAACAATACAG GACCCGTATACGGAAACCTGCTATCATCAGGAGGTAAACCACTATCGTCACCCACCGCGCGACAGCAACAGCAACTTGCAGCCATACAAGCGGCTAACGCAAGACGATTTCCCCCCGAAGTACCGAAACGGACCAGCAGCATTACACTCAA TGCGGAGAGCCCCGTATCGCTGCGGCGTGCGGAGTGCGGCGGCGCGGTAGTGCGTGGAGGGTCGATGTCCTCCGTGCAGTCCTCTTCCTCGTCCTCGAGTCAAGAACACCGGCACCACTACCATCAGCCGTACCAGCCGAGGGCACCG GAACCCCACATCCACATCCCAGAGCAGCAATTCCAACAGCATTCAAGAACCGCCTCGGGTACGCTATACGAAGGCGAGCGTTACGCGGTGTGGAAGCGACAAGAAGCACCCCCGTATTACGAAGCCCCTCCACCCGCCGCCTGCTGCCGACCACAGCACGACCACCATCCGCATACGCACCAACCACCCTTGAAA GTATCAGAAACAGTCCGCAAACGCCAATACCGAGTGGGTCTGAACCTCTTCAACAAGAAGCCGGAGAGAGGCATCGCGTACCTGATCTCTCGAGGCTTCCTCGAGAACTCCCCTCGAGGGGTAGCCAGGTTCCTCATCACGAGGAAAGGGCTCAGCAAGCAGATGATTGGGGAATATCTGGGCAACCTGCAGAATCAGTTCAACATGGCTGTGTTAGA ATGTTTCGTCAACGAGCTGGACCTGTCAGGCATGGCGGTAGACGTGGCACTGCGCAGGTATCAAGCCCACTTCCGGCTGCCGGGTGAGGCGCAGAAGATCGAGAGACTGGTGGAAGCGTTCGCGCGACGCTACTGCGTGTGCAATACAGACTTCGTGCAGCGGTTACGGACTCAAGATACG ATATTCGTACTAGCGTTCGCAATAATAATGCTAAATACGGATCTCCACACGCCGAACCTCAAGCCTGAAGCGCGTATGTCGCTGGACGACTTTGTGCGGAACCTTCGAGGTATCGACGACTGTGGAGACATCGACCGGGACATGCTAGCCGGGATATATGATAGGGTGAAAGCGAGCGAGTTTAGACCCGGAAGCGACCATGTTACTCAG GTGATGAAAGTGCAAGCAACGATCGTGGGCAAGAAACCACACTTGGCGTTACCACATCGGAGGCTGGTCTGCTACTGTCGCTTGTACGAAATACCAGATATACATAAGAAGGAACGACCGGGTGTCCATCAGAGAGAG gtGTTCCTCTTCAACGATCTGCTAGTAATAACAAAGATCTTCAGCAAGAAGAAGTCTTCAGTAACGTACACGTTCCGGCAGTCCTTCCCCCTGTGCGGAATGCTCGTCAACCTATTCTCGGTGCCAC ATTATCCGTTCGGCATTCGTCTATCGCGACGCGTGGACGGACGCAGACTGGCGACGTTTAACGCGCGAAACGAGCACGACCGCTGCAAGTTTGCGGAGGACCTGCGCGAGAGTGTGGCCGAGATGGACGAGATGGAGGCCATGAGGATTGAGGCCGAACTCAACAGGGGCAAGGGGAGGAGTACTAACAACGCTGCGAGGAATG tAATGGAAAATCGAGACAGTGGTGTAGCGGATGTGGAAATTGACCACCAACAGTGCATGGACCATGTGCATGTTCACgg cgtGGTGGTACCACCGCCGCCGTCGTGTCCGGCGCCCGCAGCGCCTTTGCGTCTGTCACAGAACCCACCACCTACCAGCATCATCAAACGAAACGTGCTCAGCAACTCACTCGTTGATATCAACGATCCTG TGGCTATGGCTGCGGAACGTCTCCAGCGGCGAGGGTCAGTGGGTTCACTGGACAGCGGCATGTCCGTGTCGTTCCAACAGGGCAGTCGCACCGCCCTGCACGCTACCTCGCCCAGACACCCGCCCGAACAGAGGTCtccag GTCGCTTGTTTGGCAGTATTGGAGGCATATTCCCCGGACGTCAACGAAAACTGAGCGCGTCGGGCGTTCCCGACACAAAACAGGGCCAAGTCGGAAAGAGCACAGAAGTCTAA